One Actinoplanes missouriensis 431 DNA segment encodes these proteins:
- the cutA gene encoding divalent-cation tolerance protein CutA, whose translation MTTDICEVVITAADPEWLAGFTRRLVADRLAACGQQIAAIRSIYRWDGAVQDDPEARVALHTRVDLVERIIERAGAEHPYDVPCVLALPILAANPAYADWVRQETS comes from the coding sequence ATGACCACGGACATCTGCGAGGTAGTGATCACGGCCGCCGATCCGGAGTGGCTGGCCGGCTTCACCCGCCGCCTGGTCGCCGACCGCCTGGCCGCCTGTGGCCAGCAGATCGCTGCGATCCGCTCGATCTACCGCTGGGACGGCGCGGTGCAGGACGACCCGGAGGCCCGGGTGGCCCTGCACACCCGCGTGGACCTGGTGGAACGCATCATCGAGCGGGCCGGCGCCGAGCACCCCTACGACGTTCCCTGCGTCCTGGCTCTGCCGATCCTGGCGGCGAACCCGGCCTACGCCGACTGGGTCCGCCAAGAGACGAGCTGA
- a CDS encoding aspartate-semialdehyde dehydrogenase: protein MAQPTLAVVGATGSVGSVMLELLSSRRNVWGEIRLIASARSSGKVLTCRGEELEVRELTAEAFDGVDVAMFDVPDDVSVQWAPIATARGAVVVDNSSAFRMEPDVPLVVPEVNREVLRHRPRGIVASANCTTAAMIMAVAPLHYEFGLRELVLASYQSASGAGQDGVDTLHDQLTKVAGDRLLGSRPGNVRQAVGDDLGPFPAPLALNVVPWSGEPAGLGWSSEELKLRNESRKILGMPALKVSATCVRVPVVTGHSIAVHAVFAAEVTADAARQVLRNAPGVIVVDDPEAGEFPMPIDAVGTDPSWVGRIRRAMDDPRALSFFVTGDNRRKGAALNTVQIAELLAAEIGKKDS, encoded by the coding sequence ATGGCGCAGCCCACGCTCGCCGTCGTCGGAGCCACCGGCTCCGTCGGTTCCGTCATGCTCGAGCTGCTCTCGTCCCGGCGCAACGTCTGGGGCGAGATCCGGCTCATCGCTTCCGCCCGTTCCAGTGGCAAGGTGCTCACCTGCCGGGGCGAGGAGCTCGAAGTACGGGAACTGACCGCGGAGGCCTTCGACGGCGTCGACGTGGCGATGTTCGACGTCCCCGACGACGTCTCGGTGCAGTGGGCGCCGATCGCGACCGCCCGCGGCGCCGTCGTGGTCGACAACTCGTCCGCGTTCCGGATGGAACCGGACGTGCCGCTCGTGGTGCCCGAGGTGAACCGCGAGGTGCTCCGGCACCGCCCGCGCGGGATCGTGGCGAGCGCCAACTGCACCACCGCCGCGATGATCATGGCGGTGGCGCCGCTGCACTACGAGTTCGGCCTGCGTGAGCTGGTCCTGGCGTCGTACCAGTCGGCCTCCGGCGCCGGTCAGGACGGCGTGGACACCCTGCACGACCAGCTGACCAAGGTGGCCGGCGACCGGCTCCTCGGCTCCCGTCCCGGCAACGTGCGCCAGGCCGTCGGCGACGATCTCGGACCCTTCCCGGCGCCGCTCGCGCTGAACGTGGTGCCGTGGTCCGGTGAGCCCGCCGGGCTCGGCTGGTCCTCCGAGGAGCTCAAACTCCGTAACGAATCTCGCAAGATCCTCGGCATGCCGGCGCTGAAGGTCTCGGCCACCTGCGTCCGGGTCCCGGTCGTGACCGGCCACTCGATCGCGGTGCACGCGGTCTTCGCCGCCGAGGTGACCGCCGACGCGGCCCGTCAGGTGCTGCGCAACGCCCCTGGGGTGATCGTGGTGGACGATCCGGAGGCCGGCGAGTTCCCGATGCCGATCGACGCGGTCGGCACCGATCCGTCCTGGGTGGGCCGGATCCGCCGGGCGATGGACGACCCGCGAGCCCTGTCGTTCTTCGTGACCGGCGACAACAGGCGCAAGGGCGCGGCGCTCAACACGGTCCAGATCGCCGAACTGCTCGCCGCCGAGATCGGTAAGAAGGACTCATGA
- a CDS encoding metallophosphoesterase: MRKRPLITAAAALTALGGATFAYASLIERNAFTLRRFDVPVLEPDAEPLRILHISDLHMMPDQRRKQDWVAALIGTDPDLVINTGDNLSSPHAVPGVLRALEPMLDLPGAFVFGSNDYKGPKFKNPLRYVLPGEREYVQGNDLPTEDLRAALVDAGWADLNNARTTLKAGGRSIELAGVDDPHISQDDYDSVAGPISPGADLHLGVTHTPASRVLDAMAADGFDLLLAGHTHGGQVCVPLVGALTTNCDLPLSMAKGLHRWPGSDSWLHVSAGLGTHPTAPIRFACRPEATLLTLISR; encoded by the coding sequence ATGCGTAAGCGCCCCCTTATCACCGCTGCCGCCGCACTGACCGCCCTGGGTGGCGCGACGTTCGCCTATGCCTCCCTGATCGAGCGCAACGCGTTCACCCTGCGCCGGTTCGACGTGCCGGTGCTGGAACCGGATGCCGAACCACTGCGGATCCTGCACATCTCGGACCTGCACATGATGCCGGACCAGCGCCGCAAGCAGGACTGGGTGGCCGCGCTGATCGGCACCGACCCGGACCTGGTGATCAACACCGGGGACAACCTGTCCTCGCCGCACGCGGTGCCCGGGGTGCTGCGCGCTCTGGAGCCGATGCTCGACCTGCCCGGTGCGTTCGTCTTCGGTTCCAACGACTACAAGGGCCCGAAATTCAAGAACCCCCTGAGGTACGTGCTGCCCGGCGAGCGGGAGTACGTGCAGGGCAACGACCTGCCCACCGAGGACCTGCGGGCCGCCCTCGTCGACGCCGGCTGGGCCGACCTGAACAACGCGCGCACCACGCTGAAAGCGGGCGGCCGCTCGATCGAGCTGGCCGGTGTGGACGACCCGCACATCAGCCAGGACGACTACGACTCGGTGGCCGGCCCGATCAGCCCCGGTGCCGACCTGCACCTCGGCGTCACCCACACACCGGCGTCCCGGGTCCTCGACGCGATGGCCGCCGACGGCTTCGACCTGCTGCTGGCCGGTCACACCCACGGCGGCCAGGTCTGCGTGCCGCTCGTCGGCGCGCTCACCACCAACTGCGACCTCCCGCTCTCGATGGCGAAAGGCCTGCACCGCTGGCCCGGCTCGGACTCCTGGCTGCACGTCTCGGCCGGCCTGGGCACCCATCCGACCGCCCCGATCCGCTTCGCCTGCCGCCCGGAGGCCACCCTGCTCACCTTGATATCGCGCTGA
- the pyrE gene encoding orotate phosphoribosyltransferase, whose translation MTDSDLARQVRTVSRLTGEFTLRSGRTATEYFDKYQFEADPVLLDKLAEQLAVLIPEGTEVLAGLEMGGIAVVTALARHAKLPTAFVRKQAKQYGTARLAEGAEVAGRRVLIVEDVVTSGGQVVLSTNDLRRLGAHVDHAVCVIDRQEGGAAALATEGITLRALLTRADLDAVA comes from the coding sequence GTGACTGACTCCGACCTCGCCCGCCAGGTTCGCACCGTGAGCCGGCTGACCGGCGAATTCACTCTGCGTTCCGGCCGCACCGCTACCGAATACTTTGACAAGTACCAGTTCGAGGCCGACCCGGTGCTCCTCGACAAGCTGGCCGAGCAGCTGGCAGTGCTGATCCCGGAGGGCACCGAGGTCCTCGCCGGCCTGGAGATGGGCGGCATCGCGGTCGTCACGGCCCTCGCCCGGCACGCCAAGCTGCCCACCGCGTTCGTCCGCAAGCAGGCCAAGCAGTACGGAACCGCCCGGCTGGCCGAGGGCGCCGAGGTCGCCGGCCGACGGGTTCTGATCGTCGAGGACGTGGTCACCTCGGGCGGGCAGGTCGTGCTCTCCACCAACGACCTGCGGCGTCTCGGCGCGCACGTGGACCACGCGGTGTGCGTGATCGACCGGCAGGAGGGCGGCGCCGCCGCCCTGGCCACCGAGGGAATCACCCTCCGCGCGCTGCTGACCCGAGCCGACCTGGACGCGGTCGCCTGA